A DNA window from Maribellus comscasis contains the following coding sequences:
- a CDS encoding histidine phosphatase family protein has product MAKLILMRHGDYVWHNKNVFTGWFDVPLSSTGIIEALKTGAKTSEIKFDIVVTSMQIRAIEAAMIALTQNKSKKMPVLISENKKIDDWIISNSKSMEESIIPVFRNWHLNEQCELPTRDKTVVSGEYGIEYLNKWCYCYDQPLENVECMRDTAKRVIPFFRKKIIPQLEKDKNVLISAHNNSLRLIVMVIENHTEKEIYDLEIPADSPFIYEMANGKIMKK; this is encoded by the coding sequence ATGGCAAAATTAATTTTAATGAGGCATGGAGATTATGTTTGGCATAATAAAAATGTCTTTACCGGTTGGTTTGATGTACCCTTGTCTTCAACTGGTATTATTGAGGCGTTAAAAACAGGGGCAAAAACATCCGAAATTAAGTTTGATATTGTGGTCACATCGATGCAAATCAGAGCAATAGAAGCTGCAATGATTGCCCTTACGCAGAACAAAAGCAAAAAAATGCCCGTTTTGATCTCCGAGAATAAAAAGATAGACGATTGGATAATCTCCAATAGCAAGTCGATGGAGGAAAGCATCATTCCTGTTTTTCGGAACTGGCATCTTAATGAACAATGCGAATTACCAACCAGGGACAAAACCGTAGTGTCTGGAGAATATGGTATTGAATACCTTAATAAATGGTGTTATTGCTATGACCAACCATTAGAGAATGTTGAATGTATGAGAGATACTGCTAAACGTGTCATTCCTTTCTTCAGAAAAAAGATAATCCCTCAGTTGGAAAAAGATAAGAATGTTCTTATTTCCGCTCACAACAATAGTCTGCGTCTCATAGTCATGGTTATTGAAAATCACACAGAAAAAGAAATATATGATTTAGAAATACCTGCAGATAGCCCTTTTATTTACGAAATGGCAAACGGAAAAATAATGAAGAAATAG
- a CDS encoding class I fructose-bisphosphate aldolase, with the protein MLQTKQIQELLGKDSTLLEFSSPNINKKMITTPTPNVVDNIFLSSSRNNRVLGNLNRLYNSGHLSGTGYLLILPVDQGIKHSAEASFAKNPIYSDAENIIKFALSTGCNGIASTLGVLGTVSRKYAHKISFIVKLNHNELLTSPSTFDQILFTSVDQAYNMGAVGIGATICFDSTKSESQIAEISKIFDYAHRKGLFTILWCYLRNSNFKRNKNYHASADLTDQANHLDVTIEADIIKQKLPEKNDGYKALNADRKKLGKYEQIYSELSSDNPIDLARCQLLNNYAGRIPLINSGGASVDNDIADAVRTAIINKRAGGSGLILRRKTFQKPFEEGVSIVEAVQSVYLDEKITIA; encoded by the coding sequence ATGTTGCAGACAAAACAAATTCAGGAATTACTGGGAAAGGATTCAACATTACTCGAATTTTCTTCGCCCAACATTAATAAAAAGATGATAACCACACCTACCCCAAATGTCGTTGATAACATTTTTTTATCGTCTAGCCGAAACAATCGTGTGCTTGGGAACCTGAACCGGTTATACAATTCAGGACACCTTTCCGGCACAGGCTATCTGTTAATCTTACCTGTTGACCAGGGAATTAAGCATTCAGCGGAGGCTTCGTTTGCAAAGAACCCGATATATTCTGATGCTGAGAATATTATAAAGTTTGCTCTTTCTACCGGCTGCAACGGGATCGCTTCTACGCTGGGAGTACTTGGAACTGTTTCGCGGAAATATGCTCATAAAATTTCGTTTATTGTAAAGCTAAATCATAACGAGTTGCTCACTTCACCCAGTACTTTTGACCAGATTCTTTTTACTTCAGTTGACCAGGCTTATAATATGGGAGCTGTCGGAATTGGGGCTACGATTTGTTTCGATTCAACTAAATCTGAAAGTCAAATAGCAGAAATCAGTAAAATTTTTGACTATGCACATCGAAAAGGGCTATTTACAATTTTATGGTGTTATCTCAGAAATAGCAATTTCAAAAGAAATAAAAATTACCATGCTTCTGCAGACTTAACAGATCAAGCTAACCATTTAGATGTAACCATTGAAGCAGATATTATCAAACAAAAACTTCCTGAAAAGAATGATGGTTATAAAGCTTTGAATGCTGACAGGAAAAAATTAGGGAAATACGAACAGATTTATTCCGAATTAAGTTCTGATAATCCCATCGATTTGGCACGCTGTCAACTCTTGAACAATTATGCAGGACGTATCCCTTTAATTAATTCCGGCGGAGCTTCAGTAGACAACGATATTGCCGATGCAGTGCGGACAGCCATTATTAACAAACGTGCCGGCGGAAGTGGGTTGATACTGAGGAGAAAAACTTTTCAAAAGCCTTTTGAGGAAGGTGTTTCTATAGTTGAGGCCGTTCAATCAGTGTATTTAGATGAAAAAATAACTATTGCGTAA
- a CDS encoding cation diffusion facilitator family transporter, which yields MFHHHENHHHNRNLQGKKLLWVTLLNISITIVQIIGGLISNSLSLLSDALHNLGDSSAIFIAFVAGKISRKKPDASNTFGYKRIEILAALFNAIVLIAICVFLFYEAYERFISPQPIKGKLMLVIAIFGLLANLISVVILHKDKSHSLNVRAAYLHLLGDTLSSVAVIAGGLAIWTWKVYWIDPLITVLVGIYIIWHTWGIVKETVDILMQAVPHDIDIEKVKAEVEKINEVDNIHHMHVWKLDDSQTHLEAHLNLINNIDMIKMMEVKGETEHLLREKFGIRHITLQVGYNCCKGNNNLINTNNS from the coding sequence ATGTTTCATCACCATGAAAATCATCATCACAACAGAAACCTGCAAGGGAAAAAGCTCCTGTGGGTCACCCTGCTGAATATTTCTATAACGATAGTGCAAATAATCGGAGGGCTAATTTCCAACAGTTTATCGCTGTTGTCCGATGCCTTGCACAACCTTGGCGATTCGTCAGCTATATTTATTGCATTTGTAGCCGGAAAAATTAGCCGGAAAAAACCCGACGCAAGTAATACATTTGGATATAAACGAATAGAAATACTGGCAGCGCTTTTTAATGCCATTGTACTTATAGCAATTTGTGTCTTCCTGTTTTACGAGGCTTACGAGCGGTTTATCAGCCCGCAGCCCATAAAAGGGAAATTAATGCTTGTTATTGCAATATTTGGCTTACTGGCTAACTTGATATCTGTGGTGATTTTGCATAAAGACAAATCGCACAGCCTAAATGTAAGAGCTGCCTACCTGCATTTATTAGGAGATACGCTTTCGTCGGTAGCCGTAATTGCTGGTGGGCTTGCAATATGGACTTGGAAAGTTTACTGGATAGATCCGCTTATCACGGTTTTGGTAGGTATTTACATTATCTGGCACACCTGGGGCATTGTTAAAGAAACTGTTGATATTTTGATGCAGGCTGTTCCGCATGACATTGATATTGAAAAAGTAAAAGCTGAAGTTGAAAAAATAAACGAAGTGGATAACATCCACCACATGCATGTTTGGAAACTCGATGATTCTCAGACACACCTCGAAGCCCATTTAAATCTTATAAATAACATTGATATGATAAAAATGATGGAAGTGAAAGGAGAAACAGAACATTTACTTCGCGAAAAATTTGGTATCCGGCACATCACCCTGCAAGTGGGTTACAACTGCTGCAAGGGGAATAATAACCTGATAAATACTAATAACAGTTAA
- a CDS encoding class I SAM-dependent methyltransferase, producing MGQKETYWSRFADNFEERNNYVVGKADVDLILKKVAALKNLGNVLELGCSNGTFSKVLANNSDSLLATDLSEKMVGVARDCLKTFNNIRVEKADCFDLPYSDNSFDTVFMANLIHIVPNPENAIKECKRVLKKDGSLIVVSYTQKGMRLRYKTGLIYRYLKTYGKPPKGGRNFGLEDATSLLKSYKFKITNTELIGKKSKALFIKGQKK from the coding sequence ATGGGACAAAAAGAAACATACTGGTCGCGTTTTGCCGACAATTTCGAAGAACGAAACAATTATGTGGTTGGGAAGGCTGATGTCGACCTTATTTTAAAAAAGGTTGCGGCATTGAAAAATTTAGGGAATGTGCTTGAACTAGGATGTAGCAATGGCACTTTCTCAAAAGTACTGGCGAACAACTCAGATTCACTTTTGGCTACCGACTTATCTGAAAAAATGGTGGGAGTGGCAAGAGATTGCCTTAAAACGTTTAATAATATCCGGGTTGAAAAAGCCGATTGTTTCGACCTGCCATACTCCGACAACAGCTTTGATACGGTGTTTATGGCCAATCTTATCCATATTGTCCCTAATCCAGAAAATGCAATAAAAGAATGTAAAAGAGTACTAAAAAAGGATGGTTCTTTAATCGTAGTTAGCTATACTCAAAAAGGGATGAGACTTCGTTACAAGACCGGGTTAATTTACCGCTACCTTAAAACGTACGGTAAACCACCCAAAGGCGGTAGAAATTTTGGGTTAGAAGATGCTACCAGCCTTTTGAAATCATATAAATTCAAAATAACGAATACAGAGTTGATTGGCAAGAAATCGAAAGCACTTTTTATAAAAGGTCAAAAAAAGTAG
- the feoB gene encoding ferrous iron transport protein B gives MRQRKRYRRQIAGNLEVRDKSLSGLKTGESAIITKVHGHGGFRKRITEMGFIKGKKVTVIKNAPLKDPVEYKIMGYNLSLRRSEARMVEVVSESDVENLSEIGFNGITVEEKLNTSARKKGKFINIALVGNPNSGKTTLFNYASGSRERVGNYGGVTVDAKEAVMKKYGYRFNIVDLPGTYSITEYSPEELFVRNHITEKMPDIVVNVVDASNLERNLYLTTQLIDMDIKVVIALNMYDELEKKGVDFDYKALGKMMGIPIIPTIASKGKGIGKLLKKLIDSYEDRDPNIRHAHINYGEMIENGIKNIREKLCENPGLTDKYSPRYIAIKLIETDKTTMRQLTKLPNYEEIEFTANKVVKRLEQEYVEPSETIITDAKYGFITGALKETYREPKQFHGKVRNLDDLFTHKILGFPIFLFFIWLMFQATFTIGSYPMDWIDMGIATLSYWISNIMPGGVLKDLLVDGIIGGVGSVIIFLPNILILFFFISLLEDTGYMARAAFIMDKLMHKIGLHGKSFIPLLMGFGCNVPAIMATRTLENRNDRLLTMLIVPFMSCSARLPVYVLLISAFFPARQGLILFFIYLIGIIIAVIVALVMKKVAFAKKEVPFVMELPLYRIPTLKNTTLHMWHKGREYLKKMGTVILVASILIWALGYFPRNVSYSQDYDSQIAALNNNTELDETARDSQVQQLEILQESERQEQSFIGRLGHAIEPVIEPLGYDWKMGVSILTGLAAKEVVVSSMGVLYNAGMEADETSGALISNLQNQVHQSGKLEGKKVFTPLVAFSFMLFVLIYFPCIAVIAAIKKESNWGWAIFTMLYTTGLAWLVAFAVYQAGNFL, from the coding sequence ATGAGACAAAGGAAAAGATACAGGAGGCAGATTGCAGGTAATCTCGAAGTCAGAGACAAATCCCTGTCCGGCTTGAAAACAGGCGAATCAGCCATTATAACAAAGGTACACGGGCATGGGGGTTTCCGGAAACGTATTACCGAAATGGGCTTTATAAAAGGGAAAAAAGTTACGGTAATAAAAAATGCCCCATTAAAAGACCCCGTGGAATACAAAATAATGGGTTACAATCTTTCTTTAAGACGAAGCGAAGCCCGGATGGTGGAAGTTGTATCCGAATCCGATGTAGAAAATCTTTCCGAAATCGGATTTAATGGTATTACCGTGGAGGAAAAACTTAATACTTCAGCCCGGAAAAAGGGAAAATTTATCAATATCGCCCTGGTAGGAAACCCTAATAGTGGAAAAACAACGTTGTTTAACTATGCTTCTGGTTCGCGCGAACGGGTGGGAAATTACGGCGGTGTAACAGTTGATGCAAAAGAAGCTGTTATGAAAAAATACGGCTACCGTTTTAATATTGTCGATTTGCCCGGCACCTATTCCATTACCGAATACTCTCCTGAAGAGCTTTTTGTCCGCAACCATATAACCGAAAAAATGCCCGACATTGTGGTAAACGTGGTTGATGCTTCGAACCTTGAACGCAACTTGTACCTTACTACTCAACTCATCGACATGGATATAAAAGTGGTGATAGCCCTGAACATGTACGATGAACTGGAAAAGAAAGGTGTGGATTTCGATTATAAAGCCTTGGGGAAGATGATGGGGATACCTATTATCCCTACCATAGCTTCCAAAGGAAAAGGCATTGGCAAATTGTTGAAAAAATTAATTGACAGTTATGAGGACCGGGATCCGAATATAAGACATGCCCACATCAATTACGGGGAAATGATTGAAAACGGGATCAAAAATATCCGTGAAAAGCTATGTGAAAATCCCGGGTTAACCGATAAATATTCTCCGCGATATATTGCCATCAAGCTTATCGAAACAGATAAAACCACCATGAGACAGCTTACAAAGCTACCGAATTACGAAGAAATAGAATTTACGGCAAATAAGGTGGTGAAAAGGCTGGAACAGGAATATGTCGAACCCTCCGAAACCATCATTACCGACGCTAAATACGGATTTATTACCGGGGCACTAAAGGAAACATACAGGGAACCAAAACAATTTCACGGAAAAGTGCGTAACCTCGACGACCTGTTTACCCATAAAATACTCGGCTTCCCGATATTCCTTTTTTTTATATGGCTGATGTTCCAGGCTACTTTTACAATAGGCAGTTATCCGATGGACTGGATCGATATGGGAATTGCTACGTTAAGTTATTGGATTAGCAACATAATGCCCGGAGGTGTATTAAAGGATTTGTTGGTAGATGGTATTATTGGTGGTGTTGGAAGCGTTATTATTTTCCTGCCCAATATACTGATACTGTTCTTCTTTATTTCCCTGTTGGAAGATACCGGTTATATGGCTCGTGCCGCGTTTATCATGGACAAATTAATGCATAAAATAGGCCTGCACGGGAAATCGTTTATCCCTTTACTCATGGGTTTCGGGTGTAATGTCCCGGCAATTATGGCAACGCGAACACTGGAAAACAGGAACGACAGGCTCCTTACTATGCTAATTGTACCTTTTATGTCGTGCAGCGCCCGCCTGCCCGTGTATGTGCTGCTCATTTCCGCCTTTTTCCCTGCCAGGCAGGGGTTGATATTGTTTTTTATTTACCTGATAGGGATAATAATAGCGGTTATTGTTGCCCTGGTTATGAAAAAAGTTGCCTTTGCTAAAAAAGAAGTGCCTTTCGTAATGGAGCTTCCGCTTTACCGCATCCCTACGCTTAAAAACACCACCTTGCACATGTGGCACAAAGGGCGGGAATACCTGAAAAAAATGGGTACGGTAATCCTTGTTGCCTCCATACTGATATGGGCATTGGGATATTTCCCGCGAAACGTTTCGTACAGCCAAGATTACGACAGCCAAATAGCTGCATTGAACAACAACACGGAACTTGATGAAACAGCCCGGGACAGCCAGGTTCAACAACTCGAAATATTGCAGGAGTCAGAAAGGCAGGAACAATCATTTATTGGCAGGCTTGGCCATGCTATTGAGCCTGTTATTGAACCACTTGGCTACGACTGGAAGATGGGGGTAAGCATACTTACAGGACTGGCAGCCAAAGAAGTAGTGGTTAGCTCCATGGGCGTTTTATACAATGCAGGCATGGAAGCCGACGAAACCTCCGGGGCGTTGATTTCCAATCTGCAAAATCAGGTACATCAATCGGGAAAATTAGAAGGGAAAAAAGTGTTTACTCCTTTGGTGGCATTCAGTTTCATGCTGTTTGTTTTAATCTATTTCCCGTGTATTGCAGTAATTGCCGCAATAAAAAAGGAGTCGAACTGGGGATGGGCAATATTCACGATGCTCTATACTACCGGGCTGGCATGGCTCGTGGCTTTTGCAGTATATCAGGCCGGAAATTTTTTATGA
- a CDS encoding class I SAM-dependent methyltransferase, with protein sequence MEDRINKERKFWDSFAKRYDKNRKKSGTNEAYKNLFKIFKEDIAGIENLLETATGTGLISLQLSSLVSEITAIDLSPEMLKIAQEKARKQEVVNINFREGDICNLDFPNNFFDAAIASNVLHLLFEPGKAMQEIKRVVKPGGTVIIPTYCHGENLQSHFFSRCMNIMGFRARTRWSVVSFQEFVKENGFEIVRQEILKGAIPMVYLVAMDSGSKENGTQNHQNTNINTSSQQP encoded by the coding sequence ATGGAAGACAGGATAAATAAAGAGCGAAAATTTTGGGACTCATTTGCGAAAAGGTACGATAAGAACCGGAAGAAATCGGGGACAAATGAAGCCTATAAAAACCTGTTCAAAATATTTAAGGAAGACATTGCCGGGATTGAAAATTTATTGGAGACCGCTACCGGTACAGGTTTAATTTCTTTACAACTAAGCAGCCTGGTTTCTGAAATTACCGCCATTGATTTATCGCCTGAAATGTTAAAAATTGCACAGGAAAAAGCGAGAAAACAAGAAGTTGTAAATATAAATTTTAGGGAAGGCGATATATGTAATCTGGATTTTCCCAATAACTTTTTTGATGCTGCAATCGCTTCAAATGTGCTACATCTGCTTTTCGAACCGGGAAAAGCTATGCAGGAAATAAAACGGGTGGTAAAACCAGGAGGGACAGTGATAATCCCAACCTACTGTCATGGAGAAAATTTGCAGAGTCATTTTTTTTCGCGTTGTATGAATATTATGGGATTCAGGGCACGAACACGATGGTCGGTTGTATCATTTCAAGAATTTGTTAAAGAAAATGGCTTTGAGATTGTCAGACAGGAAATATTAAAAGGGGCAATACCTATGGTTTACCTGGTAGCAATGGATAGTGGCAGCAAGGAAAATGGTACTCAAAATCATCAAAATACAAATATAAATACCAGTAGTCAGCAGCCATAA
- a CDS encoding efflux RND transporter permease subunit — protein MKIQKINTFFKKVGGFQLRYRWHLIIFALLFTVFGIFGLQKMHIANARDDWFDDKEAIEIATEEFEDQFGNNDNISILIEADDVFDPEVLTMMKNIGQELVDSVPYADEITSLVDMEISVGTEEGIEVINPFKDSIPTNPERLEKIRQLVLSRKAMKGKVVSEDCTETWLTLSLLEYPEKEEWEKVTDKDPMFQSGEVAICIITNPKWKSDKYTLKPAGTPYTETEERDFFGAEMMKRFLSAFIAMIILLALFIRSFRGVIVPSVTTILGVIVVFGGMGWLGIGIDQNMMMLPMILGMALSVGYSIHLINAFKRIFRKTGKRKEAVIKAVEETGWPIFFTAITTIGSVMSFVTAGIMTIAWVGYACAAFVLIDYLFVIILIPILMSFGKDKAIKEEDISKIPLFEKWMENIGQFVLKKKVAVLIFFAACIVIIAPGIRNVTTNMDIFEFLGTKVPYVKRIYDVTQSQLGSYLTYNITVKFDEPDAIKDPEVLRKFDALLDTVSAFELTKKNKNAASVFSILDIIKEMNQTLHSDSVKYHTIPGNSDMIAQVLLLYEMSGGTKTFNWIDEDYSMLRAQVQVEKFSTDEIVRELNSIKRIGNESFHGAKVNYVGSAVQFAELNKKIVTGELKSIIWAFVIIGLLLVVVFGSVKTGLIGMIPNLMPMVVIGGYMGHFNSPLDMMTMTILPMLLGIAVDDTIHFINQIKVEFEECGKYNQAIINTFHTVGKNLAMTTIILCMSFLMFTFSPVANMVRLGYLAVLGLMAALFTDYFVTPALIRLTKPFGKEKN, from the coding sequence ATGAAAATCCAAAAAATCAACACCTTTTTTAAAAAAGTGGGCGGGTTCCAGCTCAGGTACCGCTGGCATTTGATAATCTTTGCCTTGCTTTTTACTGTATTCGGAATTTTTGGTCTTCAGAAAATGCACATCGCCAATGCACGCGATGACTGGTTTGACGATAAAGAAGCCATTGAAATTGCCACCGAAGAATTTGAAGACCAGTTTGGCAACAACGATAACATCAGTATCCTTATTGAAGCAGACGATGTTTTCGACCCGGAAGTGCTTACCATGATGAAAAATATTGGGCAGGAATTGGTTGATAGTGTGCCTTATGCTGATGAAATTACTTCGCTGGTCGATATGGAAATATCGGTAGGGACCGAAGAAGGAATTGAGGTCATCAATCCCTTTAAAGATAGTATTCCCACCAATCCTGAAAGACTGGAAAAGATTCGTCAGTTGGTGTTATCCCGAAAAGCTATGAAGGGAAAAGTTGTATCGGAAGATTGTACCGAAACCTGGCTCACTCTCTCCTTACTGGAATATCCTGAAAAAGAGGAATGGGAAAAAGTAACCGATAAAGACCCGATGTTTCAGTCGGGCGAAGTGGCTATATGCATTATTACCAATCCTAAGTGGAAAAGTGACAAATACACGTTGAAACCGGCAGGTACTCCTTATACTGAAACCGAAGAACGCGATTTTTTCGGGGCGGAAATGATGAAACGTTTCCTGTCGGCATTTATCGCTATGATTATCTTGTTAGCGCTGTTTATCCGTTCCTTCCGGGGTGTTATTGTTCCTTCTGTTACTACCATTCTCGGAGTAATAGTTGTATTCGGAGGCATGGGCTGGCTGGGCATTGGCATCGACCAAAACATGATGATGCTTCCCATGATTCTGGGTATGGCGCTGTCAGTTGGCTATTCCATTCACCTGATTAATGCGTTTAAGCGTATTTTCAGAAAAACAGGAAAGCGCAAAGAAGCGGTGATAAAAGCCGTTGAAGAAACCGGCTGGCCTATCTTTTTTACTGCAATCACAACTATTGGTTCTGTAATGTCCTTCGTCACCGCCGGAATCATGACTATTGCATGGGTTGGTTATGCATGTGCTGCCTTTGTTCTTATCGATTACCTGTTTGTGATTATCCTTATTCCCATATTAATGAGCTTTGGAAAAGACAAAGCAATAAAAGAAGAGGATATAAGCAAAATTCCTTTGTTTGAAAAATGGATGGAAAACATCGGGCAGTTTGTTTTAAAAAAGAAAGTTGCTGTGCTGATTTTCTTTGCTGCCTGTATTGTAATTATAGCCCCGGGAATCCGCAACGTCACCACCAATATGGATATCTTTGAATTTCTGGGGACAAAAGTTCCTTACGTCAAACGGATTTACGATGTGACACAATCGCAGTTAGGTTCTTATCTCACCTATAATATTACAGTGAAATTTGATGAACCTGATGCCATAAAAGACCCTGAAGTACTTCGAAAATTTGATGCCTTGCTGGATACCGTTTCTGCATTTGAACTCACTAAAAAGAATAAAAATGCTGCTTCGGTTTTTTCTATCCTCGATATTATTAAAGAGATGAACCAAACCCTGCACAGCGACAGTGTTAAATACCATACCATCCCCGGCAACAGCGATATGATTGCACAGGTATTATTGCTGTATGAAATGTCGGGCGGAACAAAAACCTTTAACTGGATAGACGAAGATTATTCGATGTTGCGGGCGCAGGTTCAGGTTGAAAAATTTTCAACGGATGAAATTGTAAGAGAACTAAATAGTATAAAAAGAATAGGAAATGAAAGTTTTCACGGAGCTAAAGTAAATTATGTGGGAAGTGCGGTACAGTTTGCCGAATTAAATAAAAAAATTGTAACCGGGGAACTAAAATCGATTATTTGGGCATTCGTAATTATTGGCCTTCTACTTGTTGTTGTATTCGGCAGCGTTAAAACCGGACTCATAGGAATGATTCCCAACCTGATGCCGATGGTAGTTATTGGCGGTTATATGGGGCATTTTAATTCACCGCTCGATATGATGACCATGACCATACTGCCTATGTTGCTGGGTATTGCCGTTGATGATACCATCCATTTTATTAACCAGATTAAAGTTGAATTTGAAGAATGTGGAAAATACAACCAGGCAATCATAAATACCTTTCACACAGTCGGTAAAAACCTGGCTATGACAACCATTATTTTGTGCATGAGTTTCCTGATGTTTACCTTCTCGCCAGTGGCCAATATGGTTCGGCTTGGGTATTTAGCAGTTCTGGGTTTAATGGCAGCTTTATTTACCGATTACTTCGTAACTCCGGCATTGATTAGATTAACCAAACCTTTCGGAAAAGAGAAAAATTAG
- a CDS encoding ABC transporter ATP-binding protein: MKQQNNNTAANSFPVWGVRGGFFQKRLALSEKGAKDFITGTLFTTLLDIALMLPAVFIFLFLEEYLNKVINPSSYVLHGFWYYVLLGIGFMLIMFFIAMLQYKSTFTTIYDESANRRISLAEKLRKLPLAFFGEKNLSDLTSTIMNDNTDLEHTFSHAVPQLFASVISIVLIAIGLFFYNWQLSLALFWVVPFAAAILFISKKLINKENKIGYQNKRDVSEKIQEGLDTIQEIKSYNQEDTYVEELHKTIDTYEKQLIRGELLTGMLVNSAQSFLKLGLAGVIIVGANMVAAGSVSLFVYFIFLMISASIFNPVNEVFNNLAALLYLNVRINRMNEMQAMPIQQGETDFKPDNYDIEFHDVDFSYGEGKQVLQNVSFTAKQGEITALVGPSGGGKSTSAKLAARFWDIGKGKITLGKQDISKIEPETLLKNYSVVFQDVVLFNASIMDNIRLGKRNATDKEVMRVAKLAQCDEFVSKMPQGYETVIGENGETLSGGERQRISIARALLKDAPIVLLDEATASLDVENETKIQAGISELIRDKTVLIIAHRMRTVANADRIVVLANGGVAETGSPEELKNQKEIFSKMMERQMHPIQN; encoded by the coding sequence ATGAAACAACAAAATAACAATACAGCTGCTAATTCCTTCCCCGTTTGGGGAGTTAGAGGGGGCTTCTTTCAAAAACGTTTAGCCCTTTCGGAAAAAGGCGCAAAAGATTTTATAACCGGAACTTTATTTACAACATTGCTCGATATAGCACTTATGCTACCAGCAGTATTTATCTTCCTGTTTCTCGAAGAATATCTGAACAAAGTAATAAATCCTTCCTCTTATGTTTTACATGGTTTTTGGTATTATGTTTTGCTTGGTATCGGGTTTATGCTGATTATGTTCTTCATCGCAATGCTTCAATATAAAAGCACATTTACAACCATTTACGATGAGAGCGCCAACCGGCGTATTTCGCTGGCCGAGAAACTTCGCAAATTGCCCCTGGCATTTTTTGGCGAAAAAAACCTTTCCGACCTCACTTCAACCATAATGAATGATAATACCGATTTGGAACATACCTTTTCGCATGCGGTGCCGCAACTGTTTGCTTCTGTTATCAGCATCGTGTTAATTGCTATTGGTCTGTTTTTTTACAACTGGCAACTTTCGCTGGCTTTATTCTGGGTGGTTCCTTTTGCAGCAGCAATCCTTTTTATTTCTAAAAAACTGATAAACAAAGAGAATAAGATTGGATACCAAAATAAACGCGATGTAAGTGAGAAAATACAGGAAGGTTTAGATACGATACAGGAAATAAAATCTTATAACCAGGAAGATACTTATGTAGAAGAACTGCACAAAACTATTGATACGTATGAGAAACAATTAATACGCGGCGAATTACTGACGGGGATGTTGGTTAACTCGGCTCAAAGTTTTTTAAAACTCGGACTGGCAGGGGTAATCATTGTAGGAGCAAATATGGTCGCAGCCGGTAGTGTTAGTTTGTTCGTATATTTCATTTTCTTAATGATATCGGCCAGTATTTTCAATCCTGTTAACGAGGTATTTAACAACCTGGCAGCATTGTTATACCTCAATGTGCGCATCAACCGGATGAACGAAATGCAGGCCATGCCCATTCAACAGGGAGAAACAGATTTTAAGCCTGATAATTATGATATTGAATTCCACGATGTTGACTTTTCGTACGGAGAGGGAAAGCAGGTATTGCAAAACGTATCGTTTACGGCTAAGCAAGGTGAAATAACAGCTTTGGTAGGCCCGTCGGGAGGCGGAAAAAGTACATCGGCAAAACTGGCCGCACGTTTCTGGGATATTGGTAAAGGAAAGATTACGCTTGGCAAACAGGATATCAGCAAAATAGAACCTGAAACGCTATTGAAAAACTATTCTGTTGTATTTCAGGATGTGGTATTGTTCAATGCTTCCATAATGGACAATATCCGCTTAGGCAAACGTAATGCAACAGATAAAGAAGTAATGCGCGTGGCCAAACTGGCACAATGCGATGAGTTTGTAAGCAAAATGCCCCAAGGCTATGAAACAGTTATTGGAGAAAACGGAGAAACCCTTTCAGGCGGAGAACGTCAGCGCATTTCGATTGCCCGCGCATTATTAAAAGATGCCCCGATAGTCCTTCTTGATGAAGCCACAGCCTCGCTCGATGTGGAAAACGAGACCAAAATACAGGCAGGAATTTCGGAGCTGATACGCGATAAAACAGTATTAATTATTGCCCATAGGATGCGTACCGTGGCCAATGCCGATAGAATTGTGGTGCTAGCCAATGGCGGAGTTGCAGAAACCGGTTCGCCGGAAGAATTAAAAAATCAAAAGGAAATTTTCTCTAAAATGATGGAGCGACAAATGCACCCTATCCAAAATTAA